The genomic stretch tcattgattattgatataataatgttgttttaatgctcctcaattgttaaaacggtaaacaaccagcaaaaatatttttatcgtaactgcaacgccattgcaaagttacgtcgtcagttcaatcgcgacgtgtcaggaacgcattctctgaatggccgaactataatcgattgtacaaaacaattttagtgctaagaaaaaaatatttatacaattcgaaacctatattcggtaactaagttctgaagcaaatattgcaacttgcattccgatttgctcgtctgtgcggaagcactgccgtgcccgtggtcgccgtagaagcatcatgtgaaaataaaaaggcaaaacatattattttcaataaaatatgtctttaaaatcctgaattttataatacgcctttttaatcaaaatgtttttaactgatgttttgttgaaaataatacacaactctgagggctcagtgtcttagggacagtaagttctgatgttaaaatttgtaaaagcagacttattaagtggatattatatcgatactattatgacaactgcacagcactatgccaatataacatgttattgtaaacaacatttatttctaaatataggtttttatacagaaataaaccaaaatataagtactttcaccatcaattcatgttcccgtaacatattttttataaaatgtgaattattttatgtagtttctagcaaaaataggttcctaacctgtgtaaagacaatccagcttgattttggtgcttcctagcaccacacttcacaatacaacacataggcatattcgttgattatttcactattgaaatagtaaagtcttaaaagtaaacacgagtgatattctataaaatagcaaaaataagtcacgaagagcacctatttgacagcacaactaccatgacatatatggccagatatggcacgcacctacaaacaggaggttttcaaaagtaaatgtcaccattttacgcaatcacaaaaatattgttgtccctgttttcaaatacacttatctgcttagaaagagtgagacagaactatgttgcatagtttgtttcatatttatataactatagatacgtcaatatcaaaacggcgtctccttataattctaagctcgatgattttagctcttgcttccgtggatagagtatagagTGCCGTGTTGTGTCTGTCGAGCTGTCGAGTGCCTCGATAGCTCGATAGGCGGACTTAAAAAGAACGGATATCGATATTGGAATTTGACATTGACACTAGTTGGCGGTGACACTGACGTACAGTACATAACCTATCTTtaactaagcaaaataaaagcGCGCAGCGCGCAATTTATAATAAGaacaaaaaacattgtattaattttattggagACTCGTGCAGTGAGaaatatacaaaatgtttttgcGGCAAATTGTGCGCATTTTTACGTATCCAAAATCCTCTGTTTCACTAAACCTAGATCATAGTTTACGAAAATGTAGCAGAAACTTCCATCGTGCTTCAAATTTGTGTATTAGAATGTTCATGGAACATGAAAACAAATATGCATATAGTATTCTAGAAAACAAAGGATACGCTATCAGTTTAAGTAATAACATCTACATCAATAATCGTCCGAAACTGACTTTAAGTGAACAAGAATTTAAGGAAATGCTCCTAACAGATTGGTCCAAAAAGTCACATATTGAATTGTTCAATTATTTTCCTAAATTTGGGTTATATTGTTCAGAACACAATTTGAGCATTTCCAATGAGATATTTGATACATACATAGACTATCTCACGGACTCTTTCAAATTGGCTACTGACAAAGAACTGGAATCCATATTTCATGCATTAAATAATTGGCCTGAAGTAGAATCAATAAGGACTAGAAATTTTATAGAAGTTTGGACTGCTCTAGATGATGAATGCTTAAAGCGCTATAAGAACTGGTCACACAGTGAATTATTATCCTATATACCACTTTTTTATATGGTGAATGTTACAAAATATAGTGACTTTTTTGTTAAAAGCTTGCAGAAACTGGCAACCAAAGCAAAACAGTTAACACCAGGCCAACTTGTACAAACTATGTTCTTTATTGGAATCTGGAGGAAATCACCATTTGATATGCATAATttagaaatagaaataaaaagaaattatgACCTATTCACTATTGATGACCTGGCTATCATGTCTATGGGTTTCTTCAAGAGTAAAACACCAATAAGAGATATGGACTTAGTCCTCAAAATGATtgatacaataataacaaactCTAAAATTGTACATGAAGTATCTCTCGCTGCTTTATTGAAACTTATTCGTTATTCAACAAAACTAACCACTGATGATAGAATTTATAGACTACTGGATGCATTACAGCATGAAGTTCCCCGATTGTCTATTATGTGTAATGTGCATTTAGCTTTAGTTGGGACTTCTACATTGAATTTACATGAAGAATGTTTGCATAAAATAGccaaaactgtaataaaatctatttctCTAACAAGAATGAAAGACCTCGAAAGATTAGTGTTAACTTATAGCACATTTAATTTGGTACCCAAAACAGAAGAATGTTTCTTTCTTAAAGTAATAGAAGAATTAAGAAAGCCTGAGAGGATTCCAGAAATTAATAGTCATGGGAGATCATTTGCATGCTGCATAGCATATTTAGGGCTAGCAGGCTTCTATCCTG from Helicoverpa zea isolate HzStark_Cry1AcR chromosome 8, ilHelZeax1.1, whole genome shotgun sequence encodes the following:
- the LOC124632619 gene encoding FAST kinase domain-containing protein 5, mitochondrial, producing the protein MFLRQIVRIFTYPKSSVSLNLDHSLRKCSRNFHRASNLCIRMFMEHENKYAYSILENKGYAISLSNNIYINNRPKLTLSEQEFKEMLLTDWSKKSHIELFNYFPKFGLYCSEHNLSISNEIFDTYIDYLTDSFKLATDKELESIFHALNNWPEVESIRTRNFIEVWTALDDECLKRYKNWSHSELLSYIPLFYMVNVTKYSDFFVKSLQKLATKAKQLTPGQLVQTMFFIGIWRKSPFDMHNLEIEIKRNYDLFTIDDLAIMSMGFFKSKTPIRDMDLVLKMIDTIITNSKIVHEVSLAALLKLIRYSTKLTTDDRIYRLLDALQHEVPRLSIMCNVHLALVGTSTLNLHEECLHKIAKTVIKSISLTRMKDLERLVLTYSTFNLVPKTEECFFLKVIEELRKPERIPEINSHGRSFACCIAYLGLAGFYPVDLIDKVFNKDFLKLTYGTYCYNYGREILTLSNVSKIFCPDVNDHLQDKHVQIMAKKYTDYMPSEEYIKQYNITERMVLDVMKVLRETRGGYDYVVGEHILSHYQRGDIVICNDLSGAPVVVKDKFPARDFGLLRRPPDGYTWIVLVIAGRNAIINGTDNATGFFTSKVRELEAMGYHATLVPWSKYSKLTKLEEKAEFLNNLITYSLRKTK